One window from the genome of Oryza glaberrima chromosome 3, OglaRS2, whole genome shotgun sequence encodes:
- the LOC127766137 gene encoding uncharacterized protein LOC127766137 — MPKVYGTGVFEFRHPRAAEYPLPADVPASAASAPDKAIPTAAASTITLLDIQRDRLTRVAAEHWGAPTAGAAFDAALVREIYATELRVEGRGRKTVPLHRVMILEVSQYLENYLWPNFDPAGASFEHVMSMILMVNEKFRENVAAWTCFHDRKDAFKGFLWRVLKLKEEDRELNMAEKTNYLLFMINAFQSLEDELVRETILQLVSLKLWHTLSFGRLQMELCLNPELIKKWTKIKRKEAKEAKKAGQTCDASEMLENRFLRNLIEEFLEILDSKVILSSQDGGDESVLNVSLSGQVDDSCVLYCERFMEFLIDMLSQLPTRRFLRPLVADVAVVAKCHLSALYTHEKGRLFAQLVDLLQFYEGFEINDHSGTQLSDDDVLQAHYSRFQAFQLLAFKQVPKLRDFSLCNIGSIHKRADLAKKLLVLTDVELQDLVCNKLKLISEEDPCSGRRDFLIEVLVAFFEKRQSQKDAVNALPLYPNEQIMWDESLVPSINYSGEGCLALPKLNLQFLTLHDYLLRNFNLFRLESTYEIREDIQEAVPHLHAYINNEGDTAFRGWSRMAVPIKEFRITEVKQPNIGEVKPSAVTADVTFSISSYKPQIKSEWDALKEHDVLFLLSIRPSFEPLSPEEAAKSTVPERLGLQCVRGCEVIEIRDEEGSLMNDFTGRIKREEWKPPKGEIRTVKIALDTAQYHIDVTEVAEKGAENVYGTFNILMRRKPKENNFKAILESIRDLMNETCVVPEWLHNIFLGYGNPSAAQWINMPDLLENIDFKDTFLDADHVVQSFPDYQVTFINSDGTENLNPSPPFKIKLSKKMRESSHALPGNVNSVLSAKNNMVDDDGPQKEKIMVETYIPADPGPYPQDKPKQNSVRFTPTQIGAIISGIQPGLTMVVGPPGTGKTDTAVQILNVLYHNCPSQRTLIITHSNQALNDLFEKIMQRDVPARYLLRLGQGEQELATDLDFSRQGRVNAMLVRRLELLGEVAKLASSLHLPEDVSYTCETAAYFWLLHVYARWEQFLAACAQNQDKPSFVKDRFPFSEFFSDTPQPTFTGESFEKDMHAAKGCFKHLLTIFQELEECRAFELLKSTAERANYLMTKQAKIVAMTCTHAALKRRDFLQLGFKYDNLLMEESAQILEIETFIPMLLQRQEDGYARLKRCILIGDHHQLPPVVKNMAFQKYSHMDQSLFTRFVRLGVPYIELNAQGRARPSIAELYNWRYRELGDLPYVREESIFHKANSGFSYDYQLVDVPDFRGRGESAPSPWFYQNEGEAEFIVSVYIYMRLIGYPANKISILTTYNGQKLLIRDVINRRCKPWNIEPPSKVTTVDKFQGQQNDFILLSLVRTRFVGHLRDVRRLIVAMSRARLGLYVFCRRSLFEQCYELQPTFQLLLQRPDKLGLNLEECTPFTERPLEETGNIHYVAGIEDIGHLVNFRLEHLRQMQYMQYYAPHANVPPSAVPENNADATENGNAGNGMHKANDGMAEENGDAVMRNKMEEDTIDTMQEENKMDGKNPEANDMAMEEKTVDGDDDPKNKMEEGNTEAKNKMEEGNTEAKDKMEEENDEAKNNMEE; from the exons atgccGAAGGTCTACGGCACCGGCGTCTTCGAGTTCCGccacccgcgcgccgccgagtACCCGCTCCCGGCCGACgtcccggcctccgccgcgtcggcgcccgACAAGgccatccccaccgccgcggcctccaCCATCACGCTCCTCGACATCCAGCGCGACCGCCTcacccgcgtcgccgccgagcacTGGGGCGCGCCCACCGCGGGGGCCGCCTTCGACGCCGCCCTCGTCAGGGAGATCTACGCGACCGAGCTCCGGGTCGAGGGCCGCGGCCGCAAGACCGTCCCGCTCCACCGCGTCATGATCCTCGAGGTCAGCCAGTACCTCGAGAACTACCTCTGGCCAAACTTCGACCCGGCCGGCGCCTCCTTCGAGCACGTCATGTCCATGATCCTCATGGTCAACGAGAAG tTCCGGGAGAATGTGgcggcgtggacctgcttccatgaccggaaggatGCTTTCAAGGGATTTTTATGGCGGGTTCTCAAGCTAAAGGAAGAG GATAGGGAGCTTAATATGGCCGAGAAAACAAACTACCTGTTGTTCATGATAAATGCGTTTCAG AGTTTGGAGGATGAACTAGTTCGAGAAACCATACTTCAGTTAGTAAGCCTAAAGTTGTGGCATACTCTTTCTTTTGGACGGCTTCAG ATGGAGCTTTGCCTTAACCCTGAATTGATTAAGAAGTGGAccaaaatcaaaagaaaagaagctaAAGAAGCAAAAAAGGCAGGTCAAACCTGTGATGCTTCAGAAATGCTCGAGAATAGATTCCTTAGGAACTTAATAGAAGAATTCCTGGAG ATTCTTGATTCGAAGGTAATATTGTCCAGTCAAGATGGTGGGGATGAATCTGTGTTGAATGTATCACTCAGTGGGCAGGTTGATGATTCTTGTGTCTTGTACTGTGAGAGATTCATGGAGTTTTTGATTGATATGTTGAGCCAGCTTCCTACTAGACG ATTTTTAAGGCCCCTTGTTGCCGATGTAGCTGTTGTTGCTAAGTGTCACTTAAGTGCACTGTATACCCATGAAAAGGGGCGTCTTTTTGCGCAGTTGGTTGATTTGCTGCAGTTTTATGAAGGCTTTGAGATTAATGATCATTCTGGAACACAGCTCAGTGATGATGATGTCTTGCAAGCTCATTATTCCCGTTTCCAAGCCTTTCAGCTGCTGGCCTTCAAACAAGTGCCTAAG TTGAGAGATTTTTCCTTGTGTAATATTGGTTCAATCCATAAGCGTGCGGACTTAGCAAAGAAGCTGCTTGTCTTGACAGATGTAGAACTGCAAGATCTGGTTTGTAATAAG CTCAAGTTAATTTCAGAGGAGGACCCATGCAGTGGAAGACGTGATTTTCTTATTGAGGTCCTGGTTGCCTTTTTTGAGAAGCGTCAGTCACAGAAAGATGCAGTAAATGCACTTCCTCTTTATCCAAATGAACAGATCATGTGGGATGAAAGCCTTGTTCCTAGCATTAATTATTCTGGAGAGGGCTGCCTTGCTCTACCAAAACTCAATCTCCAGTTTTTAACACTTCATGATTATTTATTGAGGAATTTCAATCTTTTCCGCCTTGAATCAACATATGAAATTCGTGAAGACATCCAGGAAGCTGTTCCTCATCTGCATGCCTATATTAACAATGAGGGAGACACTGCCTTTCGTGGTTGGTCCAGGATGGCTGTTCCAATCAAGGAATTTAGGATTACTGAAGTGAAGCAGCCAAACATTGGAGAAGTTAAGCCATCTGCTGTAACTGCTGATGTCACTTTCAGCATCTCAAGCTACAAGCCACAGATCAAATCTGAATGGGATGCTTTGAAGGAACatgatgttttatttttgttgtcgATCCGTCCATCTTTTGAACCCCTTAGCCCTGAGGAGGCTGCAAAATCAACTGTGCCAGAAAGGCTTGGATTACAATGTGTACGTGGATGTGAGGTTATTGAAATTCGTGATGAGGAAGGATCTCTTATGAATGATTTTACAGGGAGGATAAAGAGAGAGGAATGGAAACCTCCCAAGGGTGAGATTCGTACTGTTAAAATTGCTTTGGATACAGCTCAGTATCATATTGATGTTACTGAGGTAGCAGAGAAGGGTGCAGAGAATGTGTATGGGACATTTAACATTCTAATGAGAAGGAAACCCAAGGAGAATAATTTCAAAGCGATATTGGAATCTATACGTGATCTAATGAATGAAACATGTGTAGTTCCTGAATGGTTGCATAACATATTCTTGGGTTATGGGAACCCTTCTGCCGCACAGTGGATAAATATGCCTGATCTTCTGGAAAATATAGATTTTAAGGACACTTTTCTTGATGCGGACCATGTTGTACAAAGCTTTCCAGATTACCAG GTCACATTTATCAATTCAGATGGAACAGAAAACCTGAATCCGAGCCCTCCTTTTAAGATTAAGTTGTCCAAGAAAATGAGGGAAAGTAGTCATGCTCTACCTGGCAATGTAAACTCTGTTTTGTCGGCTAAGAACAATATGGTTGATGATGATGGGCcccagaaagaaaaaataatggtTGAGACTTATATTCCTGCTGATCCAGGGCCGTATCCTCAAGATAAACCTAAACAGAACTCAGTGAGGTTTACACCTACTCAG ATTGGTGCTATAATATCTGGTATTCAACCTGGGTTGACAATGGTTGTTGGTCCTCCTGGTACGGGAAAAACAGATACAGCTGTGCAGATATTGAATGTTTTATATCACAACTGTCCTTCCCAAAGAACTCTAATTATAACTCATTCCAATCAAGCTTTGAATGATTTGTTTGAGAAGATAATGCAG AGAGATGTGCCTGCTAGGTACCTTCTTCGTCTTGGTCAGGGTGAACAAGAGTTGGCAACTGATCTCGATTTTAGCCGTCAAGGTCGTGTCAATGCTATGCTGGTTCGGCGATTAGAGCTGCTAGGTGAAGTTGCAAAATTGGCAAGTTCCCTTCATCTTCCTGAAGATGTGAGCTACACATGTGAAACGGCTGCGTACTTTTGGTTATTACATGTTTATGCTCGGTGGGAACAATTTTTAGCTGCCTGTGCGCAAAACCAAGACAAGCCCTCATTTGTTAAAGACCGCTTCCCTTTCTCAGAGTTCTTCTCAGATACTCCACAACCTACCTTCACTGGTGAGTCCTTTGAGAAAGATATGCATGCAGCCAAAGGTTGTTTCAAACATCTTTTGACAATATTTCAAGAGCTGGAAGAATGTAGGGCTTTTGAGCTACTTAAGTCAACAGCAGAGAGGGCAAATTATCTAATGACCAAACAAGCCAAGATTGTTGCCATGACTTGTACTCATGCGGCATTGAAGAGGAGAGACTTTCTTCAGTTAGGGTTCAAATACGATAATTTGCTGATGGAAGAAAGTGCACAGATATTAGAGATAGAGACTTTCATACCGATGCTGCTGCAACGGCAGGAAGATGGCTATGCTCGTCTGAAACGTTGCATTTTAATTGGTGATCACCATCAGTTACCCCCTGTCGTGAAGAACATGGCTTTTCAGAAGTACAGCCACATGGACCAAAGTCTCTTTACAAGATTTGTTCGTCTTGGTGTCCCTTACATTGAGCTCAATGCTCAGGGGCGTGCCAGACCTAGCATCGCCGAACTATATAACTGGAGATACAGAGAACTTGGAGATCTACCTTACGTCCGTGAGGAGTCTATCTTCCACAAAGCTAATTCTGGCTTCTCTTATGACTATCAGTTGGTTGATGTTCCTGATTTCCGTGGCAGAGGTGAGTCTGCCCCTTCTCCTTGGTTCTACCAGAATGAAGGGGAGGCTGAGTTTATAGTTAGTGTCTACATCTACATGCGCCTGATTGGATACCCTGCCAATAAGATTTCGATATTGACCACTTACAATGGTCAGAAGCTTCTTATTCGCGATGTTATTAACAGAAGATGCAAGCCATGGAATATCGAACCACCTAGCAAG GTTACCACAGTGGACAAGTTCCAGGGTCAACAAAATGATTTCATTTTATTATCTCTTGTCCGCACCCGTTTTGTGGGGCATCTTCGTGATGTCAGAAGACTTATTGTGGCAATGTCCCGTGCTCGTCTGGGCCTGTATGTGTTCTGCCGTCGTTCACTTTTTGAACAGTGCTACGAATTGCAGCCAACATTCCAGCTTCTCCTCCAGAGGCCTGATAAGCTTGGCTTGAATCTTGAAGAGTGCACACCATTTACAGAGCGACCTTTAGAGGAAACTGGAAATATTCATTATGTTGCTGGTATTGAAGATATTGGTCATCTAGTGAATTTCAGATTAGAACATCTTCGTCAG ATGCAATACATGCAATATTATGCACCTCATGCAAATGTACCACCTTCAGCAGTACCAGAAAACAATGCTGATGCAACTGAAAATGGCAATGCTGGCAATGGTATGCATAAGGCAAACGATGGCATGGCTGAAGAAAATGGTGATGCAGTGATGAGAAATAAGATGGAGGAAGACACTATTGATACAATGCAGGAAGAAAACAAGATGGATGGTAAAAATCCTGAGGCAAACGACATGGCTATGGAGGAGAAGACCGTCGACGGAGATGATGATCCAAAGAATAAGATGGAGGAAGGAAATACTGAGGCAAAGAATAAGATGGAGGAAGGAAATACTGAGGCAAAGGACAAGATGGAGGAAGAAAATGATGAGGCAAAGAACAATATGGAAGAGTGA
- the LOC127765004 gene encoding proteasome subunit alpha type-2-like has protein sequence MGDSQYSFSLTTFSPSGKLVQIEHALTAVGSGQTSLGIKAANGVVIATEKKLPSILVDETSVQKIQSLTPNIGVVYSGMGPDFRVLVRKSRKQAQQYYHLYKETIPVTQLVRETAAVMQEFTQSGGVRPFGVSLLIAGYDDNGPQLYQVDPSGSYFSWKASAMGKNVSNAKTFLEKRYTEDMELDDAIHTAILTLKEGYEGQISANNIEIGIIRSDREFKVLSPAEIKDFLEEVE, from the exons atgggcgACAGCCAGTACTCCTTCTCCCTCACCACCTTCAG CCCGTCGGGGAAGCTGGTGCAGATCGAGCACGCGCTGACGGCGGTCGGGTCCGGCCAGACCTCCCTCGGGATCAAAG CTGCTAATGGAGTAGTTATTGCCACCGAGAAGAAGTTGCCTTCTATTTTAGTGGATGAAACATCT GTGCAAAAGATTCAGTCGTTGACTCCAAATATTGGTGTCGTCTACAG tgGCATGGGGCCAGACTTCCGTGTTTTAGTGAGGAAAAGTCGAAAGCAAGCACAACAGTATTATCATCTGTACAAG GAAACTATACCTGTTACACAGCTAGTCCGAGAAACTGCTGCTGTCATGCAGGAGTTTACACAATCTGG TGGTGTAAGACCATTTGGTGTATCTTTGTTGATTGCTGGGTATGATGACAATGGTCCCCAATTGTACCAG GTTGATCCATCAGGGTCATACTTCTCCTGGAAAGCATCAGCTATGGGGAAAAATGTGTCAAATGCAAAGACATTTCTTGAGAAAAG ATACACAGAAGACATGGAGCTTGACGATGCCATTCATACTGCTATTTTAACTCTGAAAGAAGG ATATGAAGGACAAATCTCCGCCAACAACATTGAAATTGGGATAATCCGATCTGACCGTGAATTCAA GGTTCTGAGCCCTGCAGAGATCAAGGATTTCTTGGAAGAGGTGGAATAA